From a single Phocoena sinus isolate mPhoSin1 chromosome 1, mPhoSin1.pri, whole genome shotgun sequence genomic region:
- the CHI3L2 gene encoding LOW QUALITY PROTEIN: chitinase-3-like protein 2 (The sequence of the model RefSeq protein was modified relative to this genomic sequence to represent the inferred CDS: inserted 2 bases in 2 codons; substituted 2 bases at 2 genomic stop codons), whose translation MGEITVDQKSVSLGSAYKLVCYFTNWSRDRQEPGKFTLESTDPFLCSHLIYSFASISNNKVIIKDKNDAMLSQTISSLKTKNPKLKILLSVGRYLFRSKGFYRMVDSSTLRLEFINSVILFLRNHNFDGLDIAXIYPYLKDNTCFTVLILELAEAFQQDFVKSTKERLLLTAGVSAGRHMIDNSYQIKELARELDFINLLSFDFHGSWEKPLITGHNSPLRKXQLDRGTSSYYNMEIYFSFXEYAVGYWINKGMPVEKVVMGIPMYGRSSTLTSAENTXGAPAPRPGAAGPITKFSGFLAYYEICHFLKGVKITRLQDHQGPYAVKGNQWVSYDDVESVETKVQFLKNLNLGGAMIWSIDMDDFTSKSCSQGSYPLFQAVKRNLGSLGR comes from the exons ATGGGAGAAATCACCGTGGACCAGAAGTCTGTCTCTCTGG GATCTGCCTACAAACTGGTTTGCTACTTTACCAACTGGTCACGGGACAGGCAGGAACCAGGAAAGTTCACCCTTGAGAGCACTGACCCCTTCCTATGTTCTCACCTCATCTACTCATTCGCCAGCATCAGTAACAACAAGGTCATCATCAAGGACAAGAATGATGCGATGCTTTCCCAGACCATCAGCAGTCTCAAAACCAA GAATCCCAAACTGAAAATTCTCTTGTCCGTTGGAAGGTATCTGTTTCGTTCCAAAGG GTTCTACCGCATGGTTGATTCTTCTACATTACGCTTAGAATTTATCAACTCTGTAATCCTATTTCTGAGGAACCATAACTTTGATGGGCTGGACATAG GTATTTACCCATATCTGAAAGACAACACTTGTTTCACTGTGCTGATTCTT gaGTTAGCAGAAGCCTTTCAGCAGGACTTTGTAAAATCCACCAAAGAAAGGCTTCTCTTGACTGCAGGAGTTTCCGCAGGGAGGCATATGATCGACAACAGCTATCAGATCAAGGAATTGG CTCGAGAACTGGATTTCATCAACCTCCTTTCCTTTGACTTCCATGGGTCTTGGGAAAAGCCCCTCATCACTGGCCATAATAGCCCTCTGAGAAAGTAGCAGCTGGACAGAGGGACAAGCTCTTACTACAACATGGAGA TCTACTTCTCTTTCTAGGAATATGCTGTGGGATACTGGATAAACAAAGGGATGCCTGTGGAGAAGGTGGTCATGGGCATCCCAATGTATGGACGTTCCTCTACACTGACCTCTGCAGAAAACA CGGGGGCCCCTGCCCCTCGTCCTGGAGCTGCTGGCCCCATCACCAAGTTTTCAGGCTTCCTGGCTTATTATGAG ATCTGCCACTTCCTGAAAGGAGTCAAGATCACGAGGCTCCAGGATCATCAGGGTCCCTATGCAGTCAAGGGAAACCAGTGGGTGAGCTATGATGATGTGGAGAGCGTGGAGACCAAG GTTCAGTTCCTAAAGAATCTAAACCTGGGAGGGGCCATGATCTGGTCCATTGACATGGATGACTTTACCAGCAAATCCTGCAGCCAGGGCTCCTACCCCCTCTTTCAAGCTGTCAAGAGAAACCTTGGCTCCCTAGGAAGATAA